The genomic interval AAGTGCGTGACAGGGTGGAGTCGCTCGCCCGTGAGCAGGGAAAAAACCTGATTACCTCAGTTGAAGTTATTGCGGCCAGAGAAGCTTTTGCCTTCAACCAAAATCTCCCCCCTCAAACAGTAAACAAAGAAACCGAAACCGGCAAACTCTCCGTACTCAGGAAATATCAAAAATACTTTGACGCACAGGGCAACCCTGTCTTATATCAGGCAAAAGCCTGCAGAGGAGCGGAGGTTAACTGTCCATTTCTTATTAAAGATTCCGAAATTTTAGCGGATAAACTCCGCGAGAAGTTAAAGGAATTGCATTTCACTGACAGATTAATAGAAAAAATTGAGGGCAGAATATTGCCTCACCACACCATGAAACTTGCGGTAGCCGGCTGTCCCAACAGTTGCTCTATGCCGCAAATTAAAGATTTTGGAGTTCATGCGGTTGAACCAGTTTTTGTTGACGCCGAATGCGAATGCATTGAATGCATGAAATGCGTGGAAGCATGCCGCGAAGATGCCATAACGGTGAAGGATGCACAGGTAACCATTGATAAGGAAAAATGTGTAGAATGCGGTATTTGCGCAAAGGTGTGTCCTGTTGGCACGATAAAGGCATCGGAAGTCAAATTCCGTGTAATGATTGGCGGAAAACTCGGTCGCCATCCCAGGTTTGCCCTGGAGCTGTTCCCGAATACAGATGAATCTACGGTGCTAAAGGCATTGGAAGTGTGTGCAGAAATGATTATTTCAAATAAGGAAGAACACCGGTTTAGAGTACTGGTGGAACAAAAGGGAATAGAGGAGATAAAAAACAAGATATGATATTGTGCGATACCGACAGAAAGATTCTTCATCGATTGCAGTCAAATTTGCCGCTGGTATCAAGGCCCTTTGAGGCATTGAGCAAAGAGCTGGGCATTGATGAAGACACGATTATTGAACGAATTAAATACATGATTGACAATAAATTTGTCAGACGCCTCGCCCCAATAATAAACACCCAGGCAATGGGAAGGGAAGCAACGCTAGCGGCAATAAATGTTCCTGAGGAACGGATTGAAGAAGTAAGTGAAATTATCAATGGATATACCGGCGTATCTCATAATTATCTCCGCAACGGAAAAAACAAAGATATACCATACAATATGTGGTTTACCATGTCCGCCAAAGATGACGAAGAATTGCGCAGCAATCTAAAGGAAATAGAGTATCGTACAGGGCTGGTTGTAAGAAGTCTGCCTACAACAAAGAAATTCAAGATAGGGGTTAAATTTAAAATTTATTAATAATTATGGAAGATAAAAAAGAAGATATAGACCTTAAACTCATAAAATATACCCAGGAAGGCCTGCCGGTTACGAAGACGCCATATAAGGATATTGGCATTGCCATAGGGATATCAGAAGAAGAGGTAATCCAACGGCTGAAAAATCTTTTGGAAACTGGAAAGATCCGAAGGCTTGCGGCGTCAATTGCCCATCGCAAGATAGGCATCAATGCAAATGCCATGTGCGTGTGGAAGGTTTCTGACGAACGGGTGGATGAGGTAGGTAAGATTATGGCAAAATTCGAAGAGGTAACCCACTGTTATGAACGCCCTACGTATTCAGATTGGGAATATAATGTTTTCACTATGATACATGGGTATACCGATGAAGAATGTGAAGCCGTAATCGCGG from Candidatus Kuenenia stuttgartiensis carries:
- a CDS encoding 4Fe-4S binding protein — its product is MEWDESATLLLEKVPPFVHKKVRDRVESLAREQGKNLITSVEVIAAREAFAFNQNLPPQTVNKETETGKLSVLRKYQKYFDAQGNPVLYQAKACRGAEVNCPFLIKDSEILADKLREKLKELHFTDRLIEKIEGRILPHHTMKLAVAGCPNSCSMPQIKDFGVHAVEPVFVDAECECIECMKCVEACREDAITVKDAQVTIDKEKCVECGICAKVCPVGTIKASEVKFRVMIGGKLGRHPRFALELFPNTDESTVLKALEVCAEMIISNKEEHRFRVLVEQKGIEEIKNKI
- the ahbB gene encoding siroheme decarboxylase subunit beta, which produces MEDKKEDIDLKLIKYTQEGLPVTKTPYKDIGIAIGISEEEVIQRLKNLLETGKIRRLAASIAHRKIGINANAMCVWKVSDERVDEVGKIMAKFEEVTHCYERPTYSDWEYNVFTMIHGYTDEECEAVIAAIKKQTGLNDCVILYSEKEFKKVGVRI
- a CDS encoding AsnC family transcriptional regulator, with product MILCDTDRKILHRLQSNLPLVSRPFEALSKELGIDEDTIIERIKYMIDNKFVRRLAPIINTQAMGREATLAAINVPEERIEEVSEIINGYTGVSHNYLRNGKNKDIPYNMWFTMSAKDDEELRSNLKEIEYRTGLVVRSLPTTKKFKIGVKFKIY